A window of the Gorilla gorilla gorilla isolate KB3781 chromosome 8, NHGRI_mGorGor1-v2.1_pri, whole genome shotgun sequence genome harbors these coding sequences:
- the TET1 gene encoding methylcytosine dioxygenase TET1 isoform X4, translating into MENRYGQKGNAIRIEIVVYTGKEGKSSHGCPIAKWVLRRSSDEEKVLCLVRQRTGHHCPTAVMVVLIMVWDGIPLPMADRLYTELTENLKSYNGHPTDRRCTLNENRTCTCQGIDPETCGASFSFGCSWSMYFNGCKFGRSPSPRRFRIDPSSPLHTYYERITKGRNPERRYMKPERISPGHEAMEKNLEDNLQSLATRLAPIYKQYAPVAYQNQVEYENVARECRLGSKEGRPFSGVTACLDFCAHPHRDIHNMNNGSTVVCTLTREDNRSLGVIPQDEQLHVLPLYKLSDTDEFGSREGMEAKIKSGAIEVLAPCRKKRTCFTQPVPRSGKKRAAMMTEVLAHKIRAVEKKPIPRIKRKNNSTTTNNSKASSLPTLGSKTETVQPEVKSETEPHFILKSSDNTKTYSLMPSAPHPVKEASPGFSWSPKTASATPAPLKNDATASCGFSERSSTPHCTMPSGRLSGANAAAADGPGISQLGEVAPLPTLSAPVMEPLVNSEPSTGVTEPLTPHQPNHQPSFLTSPQDLASSPMEEDEQHSEADEPPSDEPLSDDLLSPAEEKLPHIDEYWSDSEHIFLDANIGGVAIAPAHGSVLIECARRELHATTPVEHPNRNHPTRLSLVFYQHKNLNKPQHGFELNKIKFEAKEAKNKKMKASEQKDQAANEGPEQSSEVNELNQIPSHKALTLTHDNVVTVSPYALTHVAGPYNHWV; encoded by the exons GTTTTAAGAAGAAGCAGTGATGAAGAAAAAGTTCTTTGTTTGGTCCGGCAGCGTACAGGCCACCACTGTCCAACTGCTGTGATGGTGGTGCTCATCATGGTGTGGGATGGCATCCCTCTTCCAATGGCCGACCGGCTATACACAGAGCTCACAGAGAATCTAAAGTCGTACAATGGGCACCCTACCGACAGAAGATGCACCCTCAATGAAAA TCGTACCTGTACATGTCAAGGAATTGATCCAGAGACTTGTGGAGCTTCATTCTCTTTTGGCTGTTCATGGAGTATGTACTTTAATGGCTGTAAGTTTGGTAGAAGCCCAAGCCCCAGAAGATTTAGAATTGATCCAAGCTCTCCCTTACAT ACCTACTATGAAAGAATTACTAAAGGACGTAATCCagaaagaagatatatgaaaCCGGAACGAATCAGTCCGGGACACGAGGCCATG GAAAAAAACCTTGAAGATAACTTACAGAGTTTGGCTACACGATTAGCTCCAATTTATAAGCAGTATGCTCCAGTAGCTTACCAAAATCAG GTGGAATATGAAAATGTTGCCCGAGAATGTCGGCTTGGCAGCAAGGAAGGTCGTCCCTTCTCTGGGGTCACTGCTTGCCTGGACTTCTGTGCTCATCCCCACAGGGACATTCACAACATGAATAATGGAAGCACTGTG GTTTGTACTTTAACTCGAGAAGATAACCGCTCTTTGGGTGTTATTCCTCAAGATGAGCAGCTCCATGTGCTACCTCTTTATAAGCTTTCAGACACAGATGAGTTTGGCTCCAGGGAAGGAATGGAAGCCAAGATCAAATCTGGGGCCATCGAGGTCCTGGCACCCTGCCGCAAAAAAAGAACGTGTTTCACTCAGCCTGTTCCCCGTTCTGGAAAGAAGAGGGCTGCGATGATGACAGAGGTTCTTGCACATAAGATAAGGGCAGTGGAAAAGAAACCTATTCCCCGAATCAAGCGGAAGaataactcaacaacaacaaacaacagtaAGGCTTCGTCACTGCCAACCTTAG GGAGTAAAACTGAGACCGTGCAACCTGAAGTAAAAAGTGAAACCGAACCccattttatcttaaaaagttCAGACAACACTAAAACTTATTCGCTGATGCCATCCGCTCCTCACCCAGTGAAAGAGGCATCTCCAGGCTTCTCCTGGTCCCCGAAGACTGCTTCAGCCACACCAGCTCCACTGAAGAATGACGCAACAGCCTCATGCGGGTTTTCAGAAAGAAGCAGCACTCCCCACTGTACGATGCCTTCGGGAAGACTCAGTGGTGCCAATGCAGCTGCTGCCGATGGCCCTGGCATTTCACAGCTTGGCGAAGTGGCTCCTCTCCCCACCCTGTCTGCTCCTGTGATGGAGCCCCTCGTTAATTCTGAGCCTTCCACTGGTGTGACTGAGCCGCTAACGCCTCATCAGCCAAACCACCAGCCCTCCTTCCTCACCTCTCCTCAAGACCTTGCCTCTTCTCCAATGGAAGAAGATGAGCAGCATTCTGAAGCAGATGAGCCTCCATCAGACGAACCCCTATCTGATGACCTCCTGTCACCTGCTGAGGAGAAATTGCCCCACATTGATGAGTATTGGTCAGACAGTGAGCACATCTTTTTGGATGCAAATATTGGTGGGGTGGCCATCGCACCTGCTCACGGCTCGGTTTTGATTGAGTGTGCCCGGCGAGAGCTGCACGCTACCACTCCTGTTGAGCACCCCAACCGTAATCATCCAACCCGCCTCTCCCTTGTCTTTTACCAGCACAAAAACCTAAATAAGCCCCAACACGGTTTTGAACTAAACAAGATTAAGTTTGAGGCTAAAGAAGctaagaataagaaaatgaaggcCTCAGAGCAAAAAGACCAGGCAGCTAATGAAGGTCCAGAACAGTCCTCTGAAGTAAATGAATTGAACCAAATTCCTTCTCATAAAGCATTAACATTAACCCATGACAATGTTGTCACCGTGTCCCCTTATGCTCTCACACACGTTGCGGGGCCCTATAACCATTGGGTCTGA